A single window of Caldicellulosiruptor bescii DSM 6725 DNA harbors:
- a CDS encoding adenylate/guanylate cyclase domain-containing protein, whose protein sequence is MICFNCGNKIQSPNAEKCIFCGMKFKGVCPYCNSLLPTYINFCPNCGEFVRQGEANQQSADELKKVAVLFADISGFTKLSEKISPDEVNDIINEFFEYILKPVYYYEGTIDKFIGDCVMLLFGAKNSHLDDPKRAVLCALEMLKLCNEFSVQKNLKISMSIGINYGIVAIGKVGGYYEKDYTVIGEVVNVAQRLQAAAPENTIYVSESIYRETFDLFLYSEAKEIYVKNKSNPIRCYIPLEIINEATTFDVISRIQDSYLSKLFNIIASKDTNSVLLLGPNGIGKTSLLEKLTNHLVANNIKTYYIRCSFNNYSRPYLLISQIICKVLNVSVDDVQTIKQHRLISFLDFLFKDDLEKKETCFNFLSIILQLDIEDDFRNIVSSMTKEDLEFEIRQNVLLFFDAFLSSNFSIFLIDDIHYADIESIQILEYLKTNLYCDKVIFIITSENESIHLNAEKTIYVQKLSLQETEEFLKSFFNVNTVDEKFTQLMVDISEGKISYLQEVCRWLYLNHQLCIQNNKLFLQNTNINASEIFYKIVEHRLSQLDKELIQFLKIAAVFGQRFNLRIVLNVLKPSKSENDIILTLSKSNFIKFVDITYQSSTADKIFEFANNIIFEAVLRSIPKSTKINFHLKIAKSIEKLFRENISYYYELLIYHYREANDIINSSKYCISLANYYKKQLLYKYAVKYFKIAIEMLENYNQQKNNLYTRALEELSSLEKQMGNYVEALKYLIILDSVADAEKSLFIKSEICESLILTADFAKAKEILIGLEKNIDRNSTLYSKLVYLKSLFQCYTGASDINHILEEAETIIMQDNEIENLVKVFNIVAYTFYRNYGDINKAINYLQKAKSAAIKTNNIALRVKLTSNLGILYFQTGQINSAIQNLTSALEESKKISDRHTQIHILINLGIIYTKKGLLKKAHEYLNQAYENAEKWNFSYEECACLLNIGEIYIEKGLLIHSYELFLASLNISETKMFTAEKALSFINLAKVLILMKNWQAADEFLNKATSFIENLKDIDISYEYHLTKAEFFMLSNNFLDAEREIDISLKFAEKNIFRQIECIRKKGEILSAAEKYSEAIECFKNAIKLSETSGSALELAKCYFLLAKTYLKTSQKDQAKYYIEMSEKWSKLIDDECSIKTEIASFKKFLIS, encoded by the coding sequence ATGATTTGTTTTAACTGTGGCAATAAAATTCAATCTCCTAATGCTGAAAAATGTATCTTTTGCGGAATGAAATTTAAGGGTGTGTGTCCATATTGCAATTCATTATTACCTACCTACATTAATTTCTGCCCTAATTGTGGGGAATTTGTAAGACAAGGTGAAGCTAATCAACAATCTGCTGACGAACTAAAAAAGGTAGCCGTGCTATTTGCAGATATATCAGGATTTACTAAGCTTTCCGAAAAAATAAGCCCTGATGAGGTTAATGATATAATCAATGAATTTTTTGAATATATTTTAAAGCCTGTTTACTACTATGAAGGTACCATAGATAAATTCATTGGAGATTGTGTTATGCTACTATTTGGTGCAAAAAACTCTCACTTGGATGACCCAAAGCGTGCTGTGTTGTGTGCTCTTGAAATGTTGAAGCTCTGTAACGAGTTTTCAGTACAAAAAAATTTAAAAATATCAATGAGTATCGGCATAAATTATGGTATAGTTGCAATTGGCAAAGTCGGAGGATATTATGAAAAGGATTATACTGTTATTGGTGAAGTCGTTAATGTTGCTCAGAGATTACAAGCAGCAGCACCTGAGAATACTATTTATGTATCAGAGAGTATTTATAGAGAGACTTTTGATTTATTCCTATATTCAGAGGCAAAAGAAATTTATGTTAAAAATAAAAGCAATCCCATAAGGTGTTATATACCTTTAGAAATTATCAATGAAGCTACAACATTTGATGTAATTTCTCGTATCCAGGATAGCTATTTATCAAAACTATTTAATATAATCGCATCAAAAGATACAAATAGCGTTCTTTTACTGGGGCCAAACGGTATTGGAAAAACTTCTCTTTTAGAAAAATTAACTAATCATTTAGTTGCAAACAATATAAAAACGTATTACATTAGATGCAGTTTTAATAATTATTCGCGCCCTTACTTGTTAATTTCGCAAATAATATGTAAAGTATTAAATGTGAGTGTAGACGATGTGCAAACCATAAAGCAACATCGATTAATCTCTTTTCTTGACTTTTTATTTAAAGATGACTTAGAAAAAAAAGAAACTTGTTTCAATTTTCTTTCTATCATTCTGCAATTAGATATCGAGGATGATTTTAGAAATATTGTTTCATCCATGACCAAAGAAGATTTGGAATTTGAAATTCGGCAAAATGTACTTCTATTTTTTGATGCTTTTTTGAGCTCAAATTTTTCTATTTTTTTAATAGATGACATCCATTATGCTGACATTGAATCAATTCAAATCCTGGAATATTTAAAGACAAATTTGTATTGTGATAAAGTAATCTTTATTATAACTTCAGAAAATGAAAGTATCCACCTTAATGCCGAAAAAACCATCTATGTACAGAAATTGTCACTTCAGGAAACAGAGGAATTTCTGAAATCTTTCTTTAATGTTAATACTGTTGATGAAAAATTTACCCAGCTAATGGTGGACATATCAGAAGGAAAAATTTCTTACCTTCAAGAGGTTTGTAGATGGCTTTATTTGAATCATCAGTTGTGCATTCAGAACAATAAGCTGTTTCTTCAAAACACTAATATAAATGCTTCAGAAATATTTTATAAAATTGTTGAACACAGACTTTCTCAACTCGATAAGGAATTAATACAATTTTTGAAAATAGCTGCTGTTTTTGGACAAAGATTTAATTTACGTATAGTATTAAATGTTCTAAAACCTTCAAAATCTGAAAATGATATCATCTTAACTCTTTCAAAAAGTAATTTCATTAAATTTGTTGACATAACTTATCAATCTTCAACAGCAGACAAAATCTTCGAATTTGCAAATAATATTATTTTTGAAGCAGTCCTGAGATCAATACCAAAAAGTACTAAAATAAATTTTCATCTTAAAATTGCCAAATCTATTGAAAAACTATTCAGAGAAAATATTAGTTATTATTACGAGCTTTTGATTTATCATTACCGTGAAGCGAACGATATAATAAATTCTTCCAAATATTGTATATCACTTGCAAATTATTACAAAAAGCAGCTTTTGTACAAGTACGCAGTAAAATACTTTAAAATTGCAATTGAAATGTTAGAAAATTACAACCAACAAAAAAACAATCTATATACAAGAGCACTTGAAGAATTATCAAGTTTAGAAAAACAAATGGGTAACTATGTTGAAGCTCTTAAGTACTTAATTATCTTAGATAGTGTAGCAGATGCCGAAAAAAGTCTATTTATAAAAAGCGAAATATGTGAATCTCTCATCCTTACTGCTGACTTTGCTAAAGCGAAAGAAATACTCATAGGGCTTGAAAAAAATATTGACAGGAATAGTACCTTATATTCAAAATTAGTCTACCTCAAGAGTCTATTTCAATGTTATACTGGGGCTTCAGATATTAACCATATTTTGGAAGAGGCAGAAACTATAATAATGCAAGATAATGAGATTGAGAATCTTGTGAAAGTCTTTAATATAGTTGCATATACATTTTATAGAAACTATGGAGATATTAATAAGGCAATAAATTACTTACAAAAAGCTAAATCTGCCGCAATTAAAACTAATAATATTGCTTTACGTGTCAAACTTACCAGTAATCTTGGTATTCTTTATTTTCAAACTGGTCAAATTAATAGTGCAATACAAAATTTAACATCAGCCTTAGAAGAAAGCAAAAAAATTTCCGATAGACATACACAAATTCATATTTTGATAAATTTAGGGATAATTTATACAAAGAAAGGACTTCTTAAAAAAGCACACGAATATCTAAACCAAGCTTATGAAAATGCTGAAAAATGGAATTTCTCGTATGAAGAATGTGCTTGCCTACTTAATATAGGCGAAATCTACATTGAAAAAGGCTTATTAATACATAGCTATGAATTGTTTTTAGCCTCACTAAATATCAGCGAAACAAAAATGTTTACTGCCGAAAAAGCTTTGAGTTTTATAAATCTCGCAAAAGTTTTGATCCTTATGAAAAATTGGCAAGCTGCTGACGAATTTCTTAATAAAGCAACAAGTTTTATTGAAAATTTAAAAGACATAGATATATCTTATGAATATCATCTAACTAAGGCAGAGTTTTTTATGTTGTCAAACAATTTTTTGGATGCAGAGAGAGAAATTGATATTTCATTAAAGTTTGCAGAAAAAAACATATTCAGACAAATAGAATGCATAAGAAAGAAAGGGGAAATACTTTCTGCTGCTGAAAAGTATAGTGAAGCAATAGAATGCTTCAAAAATGCAATAAAACTTAGTGAAACAAGTGGTTCTGCCTTAGAACTTGCAAAGTGCTATTTTCTCTTAGCAAAAACTTATCTAAAAACTTCGCAAAAAGACCAAGCAAAGTATTATATTGAAATGTCAGAAAAATGGAGCAAATTAATTGATGATGAGTGCAGTATCAAGACTGAAATAGCTTCATTTAAAAAGTTTTTGATAAGTTAG